In Rutidosis leptorrhynchoides isolate AG116_Rl617_1_P2 chromosome 6, CSIRO_AGI_Rlap_v1, whole genome shotgun sequence, the DNA window tacattcccgcaattttatttattgtcatctagtttctattatttactttacgcactttagttatcgttatttaattcctgttatttattttatgcactttaaatatcgggacacgtatacaaggttttgacatatcatatcgatgcatctatatatattatttggaatcaccatagacactctatatgcagtaatgatcgagttctctatacagggttgaggttgattctataataatatatatagtttgagttgtgatcgagtctgagacatgtacacgggtcccgatacgtattaattaattcggatattatatattaagctatatatgtattatcggactgttaattgtggactatcaaatatggactgtcgacattggataattaaaatgaattaaaatattgattataacatatgaaactaaacatatcttcaagtttgccacttgatctcatcttaaacctcatctgtatcttgacgattacaatctgcgttcaaacctttcatgattcttgaaaacacctcaatcgataggatgaatcaaccgcacttcatctacggaaggaaaggtttatgcatatagttatgcacctgagaaattatcggcaactgagtaaaagtttaacacgtagccgcatcagatcctttggcatttattagcaaaaataactttgcgatcccttttcaaagtagccaattttgtcacagctccagcaagtcaacttcgacttttcattcgaagtagccttactataatcctgatatatacaattaccctttttataacggagaattcttttatattccaccatattaccagaagacgtaccagcagcctcgttgtttttttggcttaaatctctctgataaatcattatatttattcattgaaaccctatcatagacTCATCcgaatcttgtaacgagaactgccataccaattaccgggaatcagcaaatttgtattttgagtctcgcaacgtttccacatcaacagttatatgtatccatataacatttatctcttagaactatgatcttccattctgaaattcagaaaagcacccagtctgtgaataaatgctctaaattttgaaaagttgaatgaagcaacaaaaactatggatgattttaacagtcaaaagtttgataataaaaaaaaagatacgttggaaaagctcaaaaggaagtttggtactgaaaaacgaattgagcaaaccatgaaggagactccgagcaaatcacaaggactaaacttgtacataaagaaccctgatgattctgtttctgatgaagtctttagtgaatatcttgctccttatttattctaaatccttgcgaaaggattttcttcatcaacattcgatctcagaaattctgaaaatatcatcataaatatctttgatatttccgagaatattttcataacaattcttatctgaaatcactgatagcatcatatagaaactgttagtttctatattctgtaaactttcgagcttgaaatatgaatgttattgaagtaatgttgggaactgatgcatgagttagtataatataatgacacttgatcaacgtgattatattacagtaagtcatgctgagtttctaatggaacgtgatgattcacagatcataacgtcatcatgtgccatgttacacgactcttacattctacccaatctccaagtatatcaagaacatatattcttaatagttctacttttcagatattctagtaatttgaaaaatcaagatcgtgccattacgatttccttttagaacattaactatgttcatttcaaaatccatatctacgaattccggaccattattcgcttgacttgaagtcgggaagaggagacgaaagtatggaactcttgaatataaagaaaatataaagctcgacaacaacacataaattacaaaccgtgcatatcaatacgtattgccacgtaaaggcacgggaaaattaaaaacactataaccccaagataatagtagaagtaaatataatcctccggtggtagatgaaagagaagaatgacagatatgaaagttaagagtatatcaaggatcagaactggatggagcatattaatgaatgctttaaaaatatgaatcaggggagaaagaatggaaggtgtgagctgtgaaaataaggaaacgaagggagtggatttatagtaaaatatctgacagagcaatcgaaacagattattgcatttaatcaaagaagatctgatttcctatatcgccgaagaaccaaatcttattacgaagattttctttaaatcccatgaattccggaaatcaatcataactacgtcatcagttccctctcttgcgatagcttcgattatactcttcaagtaatcaaattttttttacctatattactcactgatgataaaactctaatttctagctcggatacgtcatgaaaacatacttattgtcagccatgaccattccactcaaatttcgggacgaaatttccttaacgggtaggtactgtgacgacccggaaatttccgaccaaattaaaacttaatctttatatgttccaacacaataagcaaagcctgtaatgttgagtctcgaaatgtttgaactatttatatagattcatttaacctgtgattatttccgacgattcacgaacaattgtgtgtaaataaatatgtaaatatatatacatatataaatataagagtgcatattaagttgtattaataaaatacaaaataatcatttgaattgaaaatgtaaaataatgtacaagataattaagattaaaatttatttatgatttaaacaaattcttatttttatttactatcatttttatgatattatttagttattttattagaattattattaatattattagggtatttactattaatatttattaaaaataaaaatagggaatcccattctgttagaagtaactatcaattttttttttctttttcttcacatgaaaataatttacgtacttcatgtctccagtttgttacaagtatacttcacaaatcaattgaaaatcaatttaactgttaaatcatgtacctaatcaatctatataagttacaaactgcaatttgagttgaaaacaaagaaaacccagaaaataagctcgacactctgtacattcatctttttcaccatattttgatttagaacaaattttcaaaatgtaataatgcagtcatgttaggaatcgtctatctaaactatctgtaagttttcaatcctcaattctttctattaatttctaatttgagagtcaaagttttggttttcaaagtcaactaagtgttcttgaatcaaattcgagtttgttttgatatctccagttaatttgatgatccataaatattataggaatgatttgcaacacaattcatgttgtaatcataacctataacactcttaatctaaaaatcaatttttgagttcttgagttcttcacagtgatatacactaacgtgaattcgaaacaaattttaaaaactaaaaatgtagagttgttaggaatcatttacttaaacttcctgcaaaatctcaagttccaattcttgataacgaattcgaatttgcgagtcaaagttaaattgtcaaaagtcaactgttttgttcttggagaaattagagcttgttttgatgtttaagttcaattgacgatttcaatagtttttaagaatgatttgaaacatgtttcatgttgtaaagattgtccaaaacgaactcaaaattgaaaacaaaattttttttttcttggctaccagcaagcagtaggatttttttgttttttttttcctcattttttttatatcatgaacacatttttattttttgtttcatgtttgtttagaagtcctaaaaccattttgataattgactattaagaatgaagttgtttgattgtttagattttggtgaagaagatgaagtgggttgaaacatgtaatagataagtatttgggtttgtattataaatcagaaaaactgaaatggaggaatggttaagggtgttgatgagtgagcgagaggtctcgggttcgagcccggcttggtgcaatttttttaaaactgactcctaaggtagttttatacttttaaaaattattattattattaatattattattattatccttaggtatttctacaattattaattttacaaaacaaaagatatatatgtaaatatattattacataaaatatactaatattacataaaattatgtttcaactaatattattgatataacattaattaaatatcaaataagtatcataatatattataagaataattaatacataacaaatatataaacttaattgatttatactataatgtgttaatacttgatataagttcgtgaatccgaggccaaccctgcattgttcaatgtcgtcatatgtatttttactacaaaatacagtattgtgagtttcatttacctttttaccctttatatttttgggctgagaatacatgcgcaacttttataactgttttacgaaatagacacaagtaatcgaaattacgttctatggttgaatgatcgaaactgaatatgcccctttttattaagtctggtaatctaagaattagggaacatacaccctaattgacgcgaactctaaagatagatctatcgggcccaacaagccccatccaaagtaccggatgctttagtacttcgaaatttatatcatgtccgaaggaggatcccggaatgatggggatattcttatatgcatattgtgaatgtcggttaccaggtgttcaatccatatgaatgatatttttgtctctatgcatgggacgtatgattatgagaaatggaagtatgaaatcttgtggtctattaaaattatgaaatgattctttatgataaactaatgaactcaccaaccttttggttgacactttaaagcatgtttattcttaggtacgaaagaaatcttccgttgtgcatttgctcatattagagatattacttggagtcattcatgacatatttcaaaagatgttgcattcgagtcgttgagttcatcaagattattattaagtcaattatatttggatatattatgaaatgctttacatgcctgtcaactgtcgatgtaacgaaagtttgtcttttaaaaacgaatgcaatgtttgtaaaatttatcatatagaggtcaattacctcgcgatgtaatcaactgttgtgaatcgtttgtaatcgatatggacttcgtccggatggattaggacgggtctctacaatgtagacacggtcgaagtccagactcattaatgcatcctaacaactactagttagacacactaatgcaagacctggttcgctacgaccaccgctctgataccaactgaaaggacccgtcctaatccacctggacgaagtcatcaacatttggtcccattgcgatgatcggctccaagtaatgcccttatattgagcaaatgcacagcggaagttgtcaggttggggttgtcaggcccaatagatctatcaacaggattcgcgtttacaatacccatgtaaatagtagttaccaagctacagggaaatatgccagtggtacaactcaacgtagaatatatttttaagtacttgtgtctattttgtaaacatttataaaagcagcgcatgtattctcagcccaaaaatatatattgcaaaagcaattaaaaagggagcaaatgaaactcacttttgccttgaaggtatttaattcgacttggtcttcaatagatatcacgaacctaaccatatatataatatatcaacatattttctttataagtaatcgttacatatatatatacttttaatacttttaatatttccttagtccgtagttagcagtccgatgttagaggtccacaattagttgcttaaataaaataaataaagaccccatcatattcgtattgatcagaattaatctcgacccatggtaccatgttgtcaaatgacgtgttgcgtacataaagtaccgtgttgtcaaatgacgtgttgcgtacaatcatgaggtcttatgattaatcttctcgtgttgtttatgggtggtcctgaaatatataaaatcaaatcataagtaattatatataaaatatcatattaattagaaaagatatgattaatttactttttctccaaatattttcgtagctaaactagcttcggatgcccaatcttgttttagtcgtagtttcttcattacaactccgtttttgttggttcaacttgccacttccttggatcgagtcaaattttaagaatatgaactgaaaataccttagtttgtattcgaaatcataggttataggtcaaactttggtgaaacttatgaaagtgatcattttccatcataaaaacatttaatgatcatttttctaaaaatacttacactttgagttaaaccatgaaatttttatgtgttaacatattcataagaaatatcatttttccagaacatgaacttccaattcaaagttcaagatggtttttaattatccaacccaaaacagcccccggttgtactccgacgacgtagattcagtttttaagatgttctttgtaaaaccaagttatatcttgttaggttagcatatcattatgatatattacaggtcttgaagtgttttaaaagtcaatttagaaggatctatttagtttgcgaacaagtttgaaatcattcaaactatgttcttgttgttaaaattttataccacaaaataaaatagctatatgaatatgaattgaataagattatgaacaaggttactacctcaagttacttggacaaagttactgcaaaagataagaaataatcttggaatcaaagagtggtggagttagatcaaaaggttggaagtaaacttcttcaaatgggtggttattttgatatgttcttgaaagagttttcttatggtgtttaaggcttgtaattgaagctaaatgatggggaaaatgcttggagatgatcaagtatgaagttaggagtattttgagagagaaatgagggtgtaggtatgagaaaatggagtgaagaaatggtgttcatttataaaaatgtttttagtttataaagaaagaaaatgattcctaattttgttttcttactaataattcatactacttgacaaatcctagttacctcatatctagggcagtaataatgttgattaggatgttgatttgatgtgtatataccaatagtaaatacgtatagaagctgggtatgatacgggtacatataccctagatatacgtatagaaatcttgaggaaacggaacgagaattcaaatatagctatcttttgtgaatatacttatatttttttatgtatttaagtccttaaaaagtgattaaatacattatatatacgatacatgtataagcattatagattataagtatatatatcaaagaatgttacgtatagttatcgttttgaaaacttaagttagtagtttcaaaatatacttataactcattgtcattagtaagatgttaaaccatccttagatcatgttaaatatatataaatacatatatacacacaaacgtataattatcgtatgttatatagttcgtgatatcatcggtcatattggacggtcaaacgttgtgtaaaactcttttcaaaaacacaagtctcaacaatttggattgcttatcatgttggtatggtttaatttatgtaaatattaatctcataagtataatttggtctgaaaattccgggtcattacagaaactttatactattgcacgatcggatacactgcccgttagtgtgtagtaatctttaaaaccggcatttttcagagataaattatatactagatttcacacatcaaacaTAATCACTATTTCATTAGTGATTATGGGTAAACTATGGGTTGGTCAAGTGTGTGTCAAAGTGTaaatgggtcaaatttgcacttgtAAAGGGAGTAGGGATTGTAAGAGTTGGTTATAGCTAAATTGTGTATTTAGCTTGATATTTGATTAAAGTATTAGGTGATTGCATTGACGGCTTGCGAGACTCGTGAATTGTATCGCTTGAAGATACGAGGTGAGTGTAATAGTTATACGTACATATGTGTAGGTCGTTGGTGTGGACTATGAGTTTGACCACATGGCGACATGGACTATGAGTTAGACTACAAGGTGAGTGGACTATGATTTAGACAACTAAAGTGGACTATGAGTTAGACCACTTGAGGTTTAGTGACTATAAGTTAGACACTAGACATTGTTTGGGGGCGGCCACCCGGTAAATTGAATATCGTTTGGGGCTAAGAATTAGTTTAATGTTCAATCCATTAGACATTGTATGATTATATGTATTTCTTGCCCGCGATAGTGTTTTATGCCTATATGAATGTATGCTTAGTGTTATAGTGCGTTTATCTCAGTTTCAATCCCGTTGGTTAAAATTTTACATGACTAATCCTCAAGTCATCCTCAGCATGTAATGACTAAAATACCCTTAGTTCCTTTTTATTTATAATCTTTTCAATTTTAAAATAGAATTTTTCTAATGAAAACTTTTAAGGTTGTCTTTAAGGTGCACAAAATACTTGTACATAGTGATTACCTTTAACTTCAAATTGAGAATTATTGACGCTTACAAACTTTTTATGCACATATACAAGGCTCGCTTCTCGCAATTATCTTATAATCCTCCTTATAAGCCACTTCTCCCAATATTTAACTTATCTAGTaattttatgtatatgtatatgccaAATCACTCCGTATGTATGATAATCCTATTTCAAAAGCTTTTGTGTCCATTTTGTATATCAATCAATCATTTTGAAAAGAAAAAGTCTCTTATTgacggagaatgaagttagtgagattATATAAAACTATGTGCGTCACATGTGGTGGGACGGAATGAATATTATACTTCATTATTTTTTTGTCTCATTATAACTTATCAAACGTGAAACGTCACACCTAATTCAAAAACAACCTGCATCAAACTTTAGATAAACATGTCATAAACAACGATTTGAGTTTAGAATTCAGTGGGACAAAATAGCTGTTCACACTTCTTTTTATAAAAAATGAATTAGTTGGTAAGTTTTATAAAGCTTTCCTTTAGTTTATATACTAACATATAACTTGCAACGTCGCAGGGTTCTGAAAAGTGAATATAAAAGTTGTAAGAATATGTAACAGAACTGTATAAAATATAATGTAGTCCCTTATATCCAATTTATAtaaatttgatttgatttgatttttaagTTTGAATATCATGAAAACTGAAAGCTTAAAAAGTTTAGGGGTTATGGGGATTTTATGTTAATAATAGATAAAGTACCAATAGAAAGTCAAATGTCGACCGATATTGACTTATTTTTCACGAATTTGACCCGACTTGTGACCATTGACCACCTACTTATTAAATGCTTTTGTTTGAGTCGGACAAAAAGAACTTTTAAATATACAACATACTTAAGCATATCAAATATAGATGATTATATGTTGCTTTATGACTATTTTGATTTGGGTTGTATGGTTGTAACGTTTAACTGGTGCACTTTTCTTGTTAATAGTAATATACACAACCCACTACCGTGCCTTGGATCTGCCTTCGTTGGCCAGCTGGGTAGCCCACTACCGTGCCTGCTGCTGATGAGGTCGGGATGAGGTGGCCAGATTAGCTTTGTCACGAAATGAGCGTGTGTGGGTCAAGTGTTTTATTCAGGTCCCTTCATTTACGTTACACCTTTGGGTTTGAACCAAGCGACGATCTCCTTTAGAGATGTGGTTTCAGATCTGTGTGTGGGACCGGGTTTTTGCAAGTTGGGATCAATCTTAAGGCAGCTCGTAAGTTTCATGGTTGTTGTTCTTATGTTTTCTGACCTTCAACGCCACAACAAGCGTCGGCATTCTCCCAAGATTTTCTTGTTTTGTCAGAGATGGTTTAGGTACTTCCATATTTTAATATTTAGCTAGTTTACTTACTGTATTCCTACTCTGTTGGTGGTCTGTTCATTTGTTTGCTTGGCTTGTATGTCCCGCTTTTCGAGGTTGTTGTAAGCTAGATTTCTAATTTCTAATGATTCGGTTATGTACCACGTTGATCTTTGGATctgttatttatataattatattattgttTTTAGAAGAAATAAAGgagattaaatatataaaacaaaccTGCTACAAATGGTAAGGTAAAGAACTTCCGAAAAAAGTGCAGGGGTAGTTTCTAATCTAAACCTAAAATAAACAGATACTAAACTAATGTTGACCAAAAAAAGTCAGCACCTGGACCTTGACGACTGAGTACAGGAATAAGACGACGATACCACCTGATATTTTGGGCCTTTTTTAAGTAATGAGCCAATGTTGTTTAAATTCTCCACAAGACGGTCAACATTTGGAACTCTCAACCCAATTTGATCAGCTACACTGCACATCTCCTGagacaatagtaataataaaaattgtcATTTCTCAATGTTAATAAACAAAATCACCGTATAAAAgcttaaaattttatttattactcCAAAGTAAGGCTGCTTTGCTTACTCCTATAGAAAAGCAGTCTTTCTGCTCGCGCTCTGATTTCTTGTTCAGTGCATCTAAAAAGCGTTTGGCTTCTTTTTCATTACTCATACCGCCACTTCGACCAAAATCCACAAATCCGTGCTCATCAACATACTTGTCAAACAATGATTCCTTCATTATTTCAACAACATCCTGTAGCATAAAAATATTTGTACCAAAAAAGTCATGAAGATCTTGTATGTAGCAAATATTAAGTATGGTGCATATAACCTTCAAAAGCATGAATATGAGCAAGATATTTGTGTTTCAAATTCAAGAACACTGCAGCCTCATACATTTCAATCAAAATACGAGACTAGACAACCTTTTCCACTTTCAAATTCAAGAATACTGCAGCCTCATACATTTCAATCAAAATACGAGACTAGACAACCTTTTCCACAAGTCAAACACTGGATTTTTTTTGGACAAAGGGAATAAAATGTATTGATGTTACATATTCTCAATAAAAAAGATTTGATGAATGAAAAATCAAGTATTCATGTCAAATATGCCATATCATATTGAAATCGGTAATGTATAATTGTATATGTAGCCTAAACTAGTAGGGCTTAAAACTACATTGGCTTAAATCTAGACCTAAAAATGTGATTAGTAGATATAAAAAACTGGGGTTCAGAGAGAAAAAAATTCAACCAGCAAGAAAATTAGGTCTAGTTTTAGATCTATGTAATGTAACTAGGCCTATGTATCATTACTCTTCTATCAATGTTCGACTTATAAGTTCCTGCTTCATATAGAAGCTTTTAACAAAGAAAAATAATGCAAATAATTTTAAAATCTGATGATATCCAAGATGTAATGTACTAAATAAACTTACTTTAGCATCTTCGACGGTTATATCTTCTCTCAAATGAACCCTAGCTCGAGCTTGGGCCAACCTTACTAGACTTTCTAATTGCCTTGCAGTTATTGGTGTCCCATCAGCCGATGTACTACGGTCTCTAAGCTTTAAATAGAACTCCTGTAAGATTTTGGCTGCTGGTTCTGACATCCTAACGTCACAAAACAGATGAAGTGACATATTTCAAACATGCAAACATAATTTagcaaaaggtaaaaaaaaaaaaaaaaaaaaaaaaaaaaaaaaaacaaattgttATTTACCTAGGAAAGACATAAGTTCTAGCATAGGCAATATATTTACGAAGAAGAGGACCAGGCAACGGCACAAAACCACGGGCCTTTATGGGATCTAATCTCAACCTTGAGACTAGTGAATCACTCTTTACATTCTGATCTCTGATTTGAGATGCTGCACTAGTAATTATGAATCAATATTTACGTTTAAATAACATAGTGGGTAACCAGATATGTGGAAAGATGAACACACCTGCAAGTTTTTTCATCTTTTGTGAATTATCCGCATTGCCAACATGCAGCTGCAATGAAAAAGAAGATAACACCTTGAAGTCTGAGAGCATACACGCTATTTAATTGTGTTCAGTATTGCATTATAAGTCAGAACAAAGCTCCAGGTTTACTTACTGACATAATGTGTTGCGAAACTTGTTTGTCATGTAACTCATCAGGCTTGTCAAGTAATATGaacaccaaatcaaatcgtgatagtAGTGCAGAATTGATTTTTAAGTTCTCATTCACAGTTTTTGCCCGGCTGCAACCAAAATTAACAATCATTTTAGAAATCTCAATTAATGAAATATCAAGAGGTTTACAAGCTAAGAATTAAAAAATATTAGAAGTAAAACATACTTGTAATGGCCACCAACAGGGTTTGCGGCTGCTAAAACAGTTGTTTGAGCTGATAAACTTGCTACAAGTCCTGCCTTGGCAACTGAGACACATTGTTGCTCCATAGCTTCCAGTAGTGACTGGTGATTATATATATCAGTATTAACCAACACTGCATTTTATTTTCCTAAATAACCTTGTTTTGGGTTTTTGGTTATACGAAGTTTGCATTGAAATAATGTGAAAAGTAACCTGATGTTCTGCAGACAATTTATCAAATTCATCAATACAGCACACCCCCCTGTCTGCTAGGACCATAGCACCTGTTGTATATCAAAATTTTAGGTAGCTGAATATTGCAGATAATATCTGGTTAGCAACTTTGTAATAAAACTCTCAGGAATTTATAGACTCTGCTTAAAGCTTCAAGATTTTGGTGGGTAAATACTCTACAATAAAAAAAGATAATATGTACGTACCGGCCTCAAAAGCATAGTCACCGGTCATTGAATCCTTGACGACAACCACAGTGAGGCCAGCATTTGTAGTGGCGTTACCACAAACATAGATACCTCGTGGTGAAACTGAAGCCGCTGCTTGCAGCAGTTGACTTTTCCCAAGTCCAGGATCGCCTAATATGAAACATATATGACATTGGCATGGTGTTAGTAAACTATGCAAAATATGTAGCCTAGATAATGAACTTCTgacttcaggttgttgaagtattgTAAAAAGAGGAGGGTTTTTCCTTCAAAGTTTATTGCTTGTAAAAATAGATAAACAAAACTGCATACCAACAATTATCACATGAATGTCTCCTCTGACAGGAACCTTATTCTGATCCATTGAATTCTTTCTTACACCTCCAAACAATGCTAATGTAATTCCAgctggttaaaaaaaaaaaagattaatcaATGTTCTATTCACCTTCCATTATAAATTTCTAAACCATCAAATAATTCAAACATTAACTAATAAGATTTTAGGATTGGATGTTAGTTCATCCTAGAATATAAAAATCCTCATTTGTATAGCCGATACTTTCTATTATCATATCAAGGCTCGGCATTATTTTATATTGGTAGTTAACAAT includes these proteins:
- the LOC139853367 gene encoding LOW QUALITY PROTEIN: probable DNA helicase MCM8 (The sequence of the model RefSeq protein was modified relative to this genomic sequence to represent the inferred CDS: inserted 1 base in 1 codon) is translated as MTTMKARNQTSINGHQITQILPKYIPQFDYSHGDGKKQLKLTAQLDEHFFSTSLGSYFISQVKRDGFLFILPLDFEHFRKGCEIEDFYDMLESKPKEALLCMSAAVHKVLYLKSYDEEWDERAKVNIRLHNHPKSTIALKNLKAAYIERLVTVRGTVIKVSTVKPLVVQMSFVCTKCGTNITRDFPDGKFSPPSSCVIHGCKSRSFNPIKTSARPIDFQKIRIQELLKSEHHEEGRVPRTVECELVEDLVDLCIPGDVVTVTGLIRVINNYMDIGGGKSKGKNQGLYYLYLEGISVINSKSQAESEVSQNTETVGKAMNMSTVFSSFSQXGSDVFCQIVQSVCPSIYGHELVKAGITLALFGGVRKNSMDQNKVPVRGDIHVIIVGDPGLGKSQLLQAAASVSPRGIYVCGNATTNAGLTVVVVKDSMTGDYAFEAGAMVLADRGVCCIDEFDKLSAEHQSLLEAMEQQCVSVAKAGLVASLSAQTTVLAAANPVGGHYNRAKTVNENLKINSALLSRFDLVFILLDKPDELHDKQVSQHIMSLHVGNADNSQKMKKLAGVAASQIRDQNVKSDSLVSRLRLDPIKARGFVPLPGPLLRKYIAYARTYVFPRMSEPAAKILQEFYLKLRDRSTSADGTPITARQLESLVRLAQARARVHLREDITVEDAKDVVEIMKESLFDKYVDEHGFVDFGRSGGMSNEKEAKRFLDALNKKSEREQKDCFSIGEMCSVADQIGLRVPNVDRLVENLNNIGSLLKKGPKYQVVSSSYSCTQSSRSRC